The DNA segment ATAAAAAGGTGGAAATAGCTACCAAAGAAGGTATACCATTTGCAAGTGGCACGTGCGGAATATCAGGACATAGGATTCTACTCAACATGCTAGGTGCAAGTTCTTTTATGCTGGGTCTTCGACCCACTATGAAAATGTTTCTCCGTAGCAACATTTCTCTGGCACCATCAAGGACTTTCGTTTCATATATTGGGAGGCCACAGGGCGTAATTAAATTGATAAATGCTCCAAATCTGATAAACAAAAGTATAGCTCTCCAGCAAACTATACCGAAAAGATTCTTTTCGCAAGCATCGATTTTAAAATCAAGGTGGAAACCgattttcaatgaagaGACAACCAATCGATATACGCGTTTGAACAGGTTTCAACAGTATCAGCAACAGAGAAGTAGCGGCAATTCACTAGGTTCCATGACCTTTTTAGGTCTTTCATTGATGGCGGGAGTCTATTTTGTTTCTCCTTATTTGTTCGAACACGTTCCGCCGTTTACGTACTTTAAAACACATCCAAAAAATCTGGTATACGCATTATTAGGAATTAATGTTGCTGTTTTTGGGTTATGGCAACTACCAAAATGCTGGAAATTCTTGCAGAAGTATATGTTACTGCAAAAGGATCATATAACTAGCAAATTTTCCATAATCGGAAGTGCGTTTTCACATCAGGAGTTTTGGCATTTGGGTATGAATATGCTAGCATTGTGGTCCTTTGGGGTTTCTCTCTCAACGATGTTGGGCGcgtccaattttttttccttgtatATTAATAGTGCTATTGCAGGGTCCATGTTTTCGTTATGGTACCCAAAACTTGCGCGCTTGGCTATTGTTGGTCCTAGCCTGGGCGCTAGTGGTGCCCTTTTTGGGGTTTTGGGATGCTTTTCGTATTTGTTTCCTCATGCCAAAATATTGCTATTTGTCTTTCCTGTTCCAGGCGGTGCCTGGGTAGCATTCTTGGCTTCAGTGGCATGGAATGCGGCTGGTTGTGCCTTGAGGTGGGGATCGTTTGATTATGCTGCGCATCTAGGTGGCTCCCTGATGGGAGTCTTCTATGGATGGTATATTAGTAAAGCTGTAGAGAAGCAACGGCAGCGTCGTCTACAGAGCGCTGGTAAATGGTTCTAATCGTTCACTAAGAAACATTTCATTTGACTTATTGTAAATAACGCTATGATTTCTATGTACTCGATCTTATTTAtgcattcaaaaaataatattacTGCTTTTTAATGTTGTATGTACAAGATAGACCGTGGAAACAAAGAACATATTGAACGGAGCGAATATATAGTGCAACTTTGGAGGTATTACTTCCTATTTTTTAGTAGTCCCTCtttaacaagaaaatactCATTTTTGGATTCTGCAGCAAGCCCCGTTGCTTTCCAAGATCCACTGACCTCACCCAGCTCCACATCCTGCGTTTGATGGTCTATGCCTTCTAATAGCTTTTCATAGCTCAATCGCgtcgtttttcttttcatcaatcGAGCATCATATTCCTTCATTTCCTCTTCACCATTGACAGGAATGTTATGTAGCCTGCTGATGAATGATAACTGTTTTGCTAGCCGCATTTGAATCCCTTCAATATCCGCTCCTTCTAGGGGAAGTCCTGATAATCGAAGCAACTTCTTCAGAACCTCTACAGGTGGTAACTTGAGCTTTTCTTCTCCCACATTCGTTGCTAAATATTCATGAACAGACCACACAGGTTCCGATAGAAAATCCTTTATTTGATTcatattctcaaattttttaCCGATCCTTGCCCCTTCCGTTGATGCTAAGCGATGACTGCCAAAATGATTGAACCCACCCGCTATGTGTATTCGGCATAGACGCCATCTACTGTACATGGCGCTGGCCTATGATTAAGTCTCTTAACCCAGAATAAAGCTCGAAATACCGATTGCTGTAGTCCCCTTGTTGTTATATTGAATTGTTGATGGCATGTCGTTTGTAGTGACGATTCCTTcctgtgaaaaaaaaaaaaaagaaaattttctgcgatgagatgaggtgagaaaactgaaaaattttggatgGTTATTAGCAAAGTATATGATAATTTGCATTTGTGTCTCTGAGACATATTTTACAGTTATAGCAAACATTAAAATATCAGTGACACCTATTTAGATAATGAGAattaagaagaagaacacCAGAGGTAATGCCAGAAACTTTATCACCAGATCTCAAGCTGTGAGAAAGTTGCAGGTTTCTCTTGCCGATTTCAGAAGGTTATGTATATTCAAAGGTATCTATCCAAGAGAACCAAGgaataaaaagaaggcaAACAAGGGTTCCACTGCACCAACTACTTTTTACTATGCCAAGGATATTCAATACCTAATGCATGAGCCCGTTCTAGCCAAATTTAGAGAACACAAGACTTTTGCTAGAAAATTAACAAGAGCCTTAGGTAGAGGTGAAGTTTCTTCTGCTAAAAGGTTAGAGGGAAACAGAGACACCTATACTTTAGATCACATTATCAAGGAACGTTATCCAAGTTTCCCAGATGCTCTTAGGGATATTGACGATGCCTTGAATATgttatttctcttttctaATTTGCCCTCCACGAATCAAGTTTCATCGAAGATTATCGGTGATACTCAGAAAATTTGTAACCAATGGTTAGCTTATGTCGCCAAAGAACGTTTGATTCGGAAGGTGTTCGTATCCATTAAAGGTGTCTACTATCAAGCTAATATTAAAGGTGAAGAAGTTAGATGGCTAGTTCCTTTCAAGTTCCCGGAAAATATTCCAAGTGATGTCGACTTTAGGATTATGTTAACCTTCTTAGAATTCTATTCGACTCTATTGCATTTCGTTTTATACAAACTATACACTGATAGTGGGTTGATCTATCCGCCAAAATTGGATCTTGAAAAGGATAAAATCATAAGTGGTTTGTCATCGTATATTCTAGAATCTGGACAAGAAGATAACCTATTACAACT comes from the Saccharomyces kudriavzevii IFO 1802 strain IFO1802 genome assembly, chromosome: 7 genome and includes:
- the PCP1 gene encoding rhomboid protease PCP1 (similar to Saccharomyces cerevisiae PCP1 (YGR101W); ancestral locus Anc_3.445) translates to MLGASSFMLGLRPTMKMFLRSNISLAPSRTFVSYIGRPQGVIKLINAPNLINKSIALQQTIPKRFFSQASILKSRWKPIFNEETTNRYTRLNRFQQYQQQRSSGNSLGSMTFLGLSLMAGVYFVSPYLFEHVPPFTYFKTHPKNLVYALLGINVAVFGLWQLPKCWKFLQKYMLLQKDHITSKFSIIGSAFSHQEFWHLGMNMLALWSFGVSLSTMLGASNFFSLYINSAIAGSMFSLWYPKLARLAIVGPSLGASGALFGVLGCFSYLFPHAKILLFVFPVPGGAWVAFLASVAWNAAGCALRWGSFDYAAHLGGSLMGVFYGWYISKAVEKQRQRRLQSAGKWF
- the GTF1 gene encoding glutamyl-tRNA(Gln) amidotransferase subunit F (similar to Saccharomyces cerevisiae GTF1 (YGR102C); ancestral locus Anc_3.446); the encoded protein is MYSRWRLCRIHIAGGFNHFGSHRLASTEGARIGKKFENMNQIKDFLSEPVWSVHEYLATNVGEEKLKLPPVEVLKKLLRLSGLPLEGADIEGIQMRLAKQLSFISRLHNIPVNGEEEMKEYDARLMKRKTTRLSYEKLLEGIDHQTQDVELGEVSGSWKATGLAAESKNEYFLVKEGLLKNRK